Proteins encoded together in one Marinithermus hydrothermalis DSM 14884 window:
- the secD gene encoding protein translocase subunit SecD gives MRRNTVTGILLLGVFLAALLGIWKPWAPAEPKVKLGLDLKGGLRIVLQTDDPEPDPDDLERVRTVIENRINALGVAEPLIQIQGTNRVLIELPGLSQEDQDKALKLIGQRAVLEFRVVKEDATGLTVAQINEQLRRNPNLDRSELEARLMKLEDLGPPLLTGADLETANTVFDSFGRPQVSMTFTPEGAKKFAEVTRANVGRRLAIVLDGRVYSAPVIRQAILDGQAVIDGLGSLEEASEIALVLRSGSLPVAVHVEELRAIGPTLGADAIRSGVIASVVGGLLIFVVIFLYYGPWFGLVASLGLIYTAVLVLGMLSGLGATLTLPGIAGLILTIGAAVDGNVLSFERIKEELRYDKKLRQAIPDGFRHSIVTILDANISTLLAAAALYQYATGPVRGFAVMLSIGIIAAVFSNLVFSRYLLERIAQRGEVRLPYWIWGTRIPFLKHARVITRATLVLALVAAGVVFTKGFNYGIDFTGGTAYLIRTPSTVGVEDVRAFLDEAGIEGVSGKDAVITAVQSPISDAREYSVRVGVLSQEARLQLAGLFQEKLNAEVLQSETVGPAVGAELRRNTVLAVLAGLGLILIYMAFRFDWVFGVASIIAVGHDVAITAGVFSLLGLEFTIPIVAALLTIIGYSINDSIILSDRIRENLRVMRGVSYQELVDTAINQTLSRTVMTSFTTLLPLFSLFFIGGPVLRDFSLAILVGIFVGTYSSIYVVSALVVWWKTREQSQRAKAKA, from the coding sequence ATGCGACGCAATACCGTAACTGGAATCCTGCTGCTGGGGGTGTTTCTCGCGGCCCTACTCGGAATCTGGAAGCCCTGGGCTCCCGCGGAGCCCAAGGTCAAGCTCGGACTGGACCTCAAGGGCGGCCTGCGGATCGTGCTGCAAACGGACGATCCCGAACCGGACCCGGACGACCTCGAGCGCGTCCGAACCGTGATCGAAAACCGGATCAACGCCCTAGGCGTGGCCGAACCCCTGATCCAGATTCAGGGGACTAACCGCGTGTTGATCGAGCTGCCGGGCCTATCCCAGGAGGATCAGGACAAGGCCTTGAAGCTCATCGGCCAGCGGGCGGTGCTGGAGTTTCGGGTGGTTAAGGAGGACGCGACCGGCCTGACCGTCGCGCAGATCAACGAGCAGCTCCGGCGTAACCCGAACCTCGACCGCTCGGAGCTCGAGGCGCGCTTGATGAAGCTCGAGGACCTCGGGCCGCCGCTGTTGACGGGCGCGGATCTGGAGACCGCGAACACGGTGTTTGATAGCTTCGGGCGTCCCCAGGTCTCCATGACCTTCACCCCGGAAGGCGCGAAGAAGTTCGCGGAGGTGACCCGGGCGAATGTTGGGCGGCGGCTCGCGATCGTGCTGGACGGTCGGGTGTACAGCGCGCCGGTGATCCGCCAAGCGATCCTCGATGGCCAGGCGGTGATCGACGGGCTGGGAAGTCTGGAGGAGGCCTCCGAGATCGCGCTGGTGCTTCGGAGCGGGTCCCTTCCGGTCGCGGTGCACGTGGAAGAGCTCCGCGCGATCGGCCCGACGCTCGGGGCGGACGCGATTCGTTCCGGCGTGATCGCCTCGGTGGTGGGGGGCCTGCTGATCTTCGTGGTGATCTTCCTCTACTACGGCCCTTGGTTCGGGCTGGTGGCCTCGCTGGGCCTTATCTACACCGCGGTGCTGGTGCTCGGGATGCTCTCGGGCCTCGGGGCCACGCTCACGTTGCCCGGGATCGCCGGTTTGATCCTCACGATCGGCGCGGCGGTGGACGGGAACGTCCTGTCCTTTGAGCGCATCAAGGAGGAGCTGCGCTACGACAAGAAGCTCCGCCAGGCGATTCCCGACGGATTCCGGCACTCGATCGTCACGATCCTGGACGCGAACATCTCCACCCTGCTGGCTGCCGCTGCGCTGTACCAGTACGCGACCGGTCCGGTGCGCGGGTTCGCGGTGATGCTTTCGATCGGCATCATCGCAGCGGTCTTCTCCAACCTGGTGTTCAGCCGCTACCTTCTCGAGCGCATCGCGCAGCGCGGCGAGGTGCGCCTGCCCTACTGGATCTGGGGTACCCGGATCCCCTTCCTCAAGCACGCCCGCGTGATCACCCGCGCGACCCTTGTGCTGGCGCTCGTCGCGGCCGGGGTGGTCTTCACCAAGGGGTTCAACTACGGGATCGACTTCACCGGCGGTACCGCGTACCTCATCCGCACGCCGAGCACGGTGGGTGTAGAGGACGTGCGGGCCTTCCTGGATGAGGCCGGGATCGAAGGCGTTTCCGGGAAGGACGCGGTGATCACCGCGGTACAAAGCCCCATCTCCGACGCGCGCGAGTACTCGGTGCGCGTGGGGGTGCTCTCGCAAGAGGCGCGCCTTCAGCTCGCGGGGTTGTTCCAGGAGAAGCTGAACGCGGAGGTCCTCCAGTCCGAGACCGTGGGGCCCGCCGTCGGGGCTGAGCTGCGGCGTAACACCGTGCTCGCGGTGCTCGCGGGGCTGGGCCTCATCCTGATCTACATGGCTTTCCGCTTCGACTGGGTTTTCGGCGTGGCGAGCATCATCGCGGTGGGGCACGACGTCGCGATCACCGCCGGGGTGTTCAGCCTGCTGGGCCTCGAGTTCACGATCCCGATCGTAGCGGCCCTCCTGACCATCATCGGGTACTCGATCAACGACTCGATCATCCTTTCGGACCGGATCCGCGAGAACCTAAGGGTGATGCGGGGGGTGAGTTACCAGGAGCTCGTGGACACCGCGATCAACCAGACCCTCTCCCGTACCGTGATGACCTCCTTCACCACACTGCTTCCCCTGTTCTCCCTCTTCTTCATCGGGGGGCCGGTGCTGCGGGATTTCTCCCTTGCGATCCTCGTTGGGATCTTCGTAGGGACCTACTCCTCGATCTACGTGGTCTCCGCGCTGGTGGTGTGGTGGAAGACCCGGGAGCAATCGCAGCGCGCCAAGGCCAAGGCGTAG
- the recJ gene encoding single-stranded-DNA-specific exonuclease RecJ, translating into MSRWIMAPWPPREALEALMQRLDVPPVVAAVLYNRGFRDPQDLDPPLALPDLPGLETAARRVVQALERGERIRVHGDYDADGVTGTAILVRGLAALGGDVHAFIPHRIREGYGVHPDRVAEHAQACDLFITVDCGVTNHAELEALQAQGVSVIVTDHHAPGDTPPPGILVHPAFAPAFKGKPKPTGAGVAFFLLWQVHALLDKPPPTVYADLAAIGTIADVAPLLGINRALVRAGLEQLRETRHAGLAALAREHCKEYSATEIAFRIAPRINAAGRLGEAETALEALTTPDPTRAQALAERLNELNRERQRVEEAMLERLLPNLDPAAPAYVIHDPEGHPGVMGIVASRILERFYKPVFIIAQGKGSVRSTPGISAVGALRAAAAHLERFGGHTQAAGFAIAEEKIPAFRNAILEYVAAHPPPVPEVLLDGALEGEDLEEVYRALLFLEPFGEGNPEPTFYFRGVPQEVRLMGEGRHVSFRLGGVRVVKWRDDGEALLDVEEVEVAASLTLNEWNGTRKLELIAAAYRRPEGLEAGVRDDAPRLRVTRASLREALAQVVRERLPSYAVGKGRDFLEARGVPVVAPQEARVWFALPPTPVGGVEVRLALSDRALASLTNPTITRQGLRAAFQALRAGRAVTEPYRTVLEELGLVPCPDPLPRINPYRSATFRRLRLQQVLGARLALAYRYGDERLLVEALERWWEVNRVQAAQGSV; encoded by the coding sequence ATGAGCCGCTGGATCATGGCCCCCTGGCCGCCGCGGGAGGCCCTCGAGGCCTTGATGCAGCGCTTGGACGTGCCGCCCGTGGTGGCGGCGGTTCTGTATAACCGCGGGTTTCGCGACCCCCAGGACCTCGACCCCCCCCTCGCCTTGCCGGACCTGCCCGGCCTCGAGACCGCAGCGCGCCGCGTGGTGCAGGCCCTCGAGCGGGGGGAGCGCATCCGGGTGCACGGGGATTACGACGCGGACGGCGTGACCGGAACCGCGATCCTGGTGCGCGGCCTCGCCGCGCTCGGTGGGGACGTGCATGCCTTCATTCCCCACCGCATCCGGGAAGGGTACGGCGTCCACCCAGACCGCGTCGCCGAGCACGCCCAGGCCTGCGACCTGTTCATCACGGTGGATTGCGGCGTGACGAACCACGCGGAGCTTGAGGCCCTACAGGCGCAGGGAGTCTCGGTCATCGTGACCGACCACCACGCGCCCGGCGATACGCCCCCACCCGGCATCCTCGTGCACCCGGCCTTCGCCCCGGCCTTCAAGGGCAAGCCCAAACCCACCGGGGCTGGGGTAGCCTTCTTCCTCCTGTGGCAGGTCCACGCCCTCTTGGACAAGCCACCCCCCACGGTCTACGCCGACCTCGCGGCGATCGGCACCATAGCGGACGTCGCGCCCCTTTTGGGGATCAACCGCGCTCTGGTTAGGGCTGGCCTCGAGCAGCTGCGCGAGACGCGCCACGCGGGCCTCGCCGCGCTCGCGCGGGAGCATTGCAAGGAGTACAGCGCGACCGAGATCGCCTTCAGGATCGCGCCGCGCATCAACGCCGCGGGTCGGCTTGGCGAGGCCGAGACCGCCCTCGAGGCCCTGACCACCCCGGACCCCACGCGGGCCCAGGCGCTCGCCGAGCGCCTGAACGAGCTGAACCGCGAGCGGCAGCGCGTCGAGGAGGCGATGCTCGAGCGGCTCCTTCCTAACCTCGACCCCGCTGCGCCCGCCTACGTGATCCACGATCCCGAGGGGCACCCGGGCGTGATGGGGATCGTGGCGAGCCGCATCCTCGAGCGGTTCTACAAGCCCGTCTTCATCATCGCTCAAGGTAAGGGCTCGGTGCGCAGCACGCCGGGGATCAGCGCGGTGGGGGCGTTGCGTGCGGCGGCAGCGCACCTCGAGCGCTTCGGGGGACACACCCAGGCCGCGGGGTTCGCCATCGCGGAGGAGAAGATCCCGGCCTTCCGAAACGCCATCCTGGAGTACGTGGCCGCGCACCCGCCCCCGGTGCCCGAGGTGCTCTTGGACGGTGCGCTCGAGGGGGAGGACCTGGAGGAGGTGTACCGGGCGTTGTTGTTCCTCGAGCCGTTTGGGGAGGGGAATCCCGAGCCGACCTTTTACTTTCGGGGCGTGCCCCAGGAGGTGCGCCTCATGGGGGAGGGGCGGCACGTGTCCTTCCGGCTGGGGGGGGTGCGGGTGGTTAAGTGGCGGGATGACGGCGAGGCCCTCCTCGACGTGGAGGAGGTGGAGGTAGCCGCGAGCCTCACGCTGAACGAGTGGAACGGCACCCGCAAGCTCGAGCTCATCGCGGCGGCGTACCGGAGGCCGGAGGGGTTGGAGGCCGGGGTGAGGGACGATGCGCCGCGCCTACGCGTGACGCGCGCATCGCTCCGCGAGGCGCTCGCGCAGGTTGTGCGGGAGCGCCTGCCGAGCTACGCGGTGGGGAAGGGCCGGGATTTTCTGGAGGCGCGCGGGGTGCCCGTGGTCGCGCCTCAAGAGGCACGGGTGTGGTTCGCGCTACCCCCCACACCCGTTGGGGGGGTGGAGGTCCGGCTTGCGTTGTCGGACCGGGCGCTTGCTTCCCTGACGAACCCCACGATCACGCGGCAAGGGTTGCGGGCGGCCTTTCAAGCCCTGAGGGCGGGGCGGGCGGTGACGGAACCGTACCGCACCGTTCTGGAGGAGCTGGGCCTCGTGCCCTGCCCGGACCCGCTCCCCCGGATCAACCCCTACCGTTCCGCCACCTTCCGCCGTTTGCGCCTGCAGCAGGTGCTGGGAGCGCGGCTTGCGCTTGCCTACCGCTATGGGGATGAACGCTTGCTCGTGGAGGCGCTCGAGCGCTGGTGGGAGGTGAACCGTGTACAAGCAGCCCAGGGATCCGTTTGA
- a CDS encoding LapA family protein, with the protein MRLVHWLSFAILVSFSLAALFHHYSQPDARVALWGLGSLPVVWVAGGAFALGFLAGGVYALAWWLRALQASRTYRKEIARLQAEIEALKARHPEDEEVPRIPDRDLPLGEDAGA; encoded by the coding sequence ATGCGGCTTGTCCACTGGCTTTCGTTCGCGATCCTCGTATCGTTTAGCTTAGCAGCGCTGTTCCACCACTACAGCCAACCCGACGCGCGGGTCGCGTTATGGGGGTTGGGTAGCCTTCCGGTCGTCTGGGTGGCGGGAGGTGCGTTCGCCCTGGGCTTTTTAGCCGGCGGGGTGTACGCGCTGGCCTGGTGGTTGCGTGCCTTACAGGCCAGCCGCACCTACCGAAAAGAAATCGCCCGCCTCCAAGCCGAGATCGAGGCCCTCAAGGCCCGCCACCCCGAGGACGAGGAGGTCCCGCGCATCCCGGATCGGGACCTTCCCCTAGGGGAGGATGCCGGGGCATGA